From a region of the Arachis ipaensis cultivar K30076 chromosome B09, Araip1.1, whole genome shotgun sequence genome:
- the LOC107614845 gene encoding probable plastidic glucose transporter 3: MRGRQRVASRDYIIGHGKEENSASVRLPNAKPWRRSLRHVVVASLSSFLYGYHIGVVNETLESISEDLDFSGNTMAEGLVVSTCLGGAFVGSLFSGWIADGVGRKRSFQLCALPIIIHNLCSATANSLWGMLLGRLFVGTGMGLGPPVAALYVAEVSPPAVRGTFGALTQIATCLGLMGSFFIGIPAKEIVGWYEMILYITAQFTYKSKTRGKTIEAEAEFEKLLGGVNVKSAMADLSKSDRGDESSSVKLSELLCGCHARVMFIGSVLFALQQLSGINAVFYFSSTVFESFGVPSDLANMSVGVCNLLGSIVAMILMDKLGRKVLLMGSFFGMAVAMGLQVLAASSFAAGSGAMYLSVGGMLLFVLSFALGAGPVPCLVMSEMLPGKIRAKAMAICLAAHWVINFFVGLLFLRLLEQIGAQLLYSIFGSFCLIAVAFVKKYILETKGKSLQEIEIALLAQEAS; the protein is encoded by the exons ATGCGGGGACGGCAGCGAGTTGCATCCAGAGATTACATAATTGGGCATGGAAAAGAAGAAAATTCAG CTTCAGTGCGTTTACCGAACGCAAAACCTTGGCGGCGATCTTTGCGGCATGTTGTAGTGGcttctctatcttcattcttATATGGCTACCATATTGG AGTAGTCAATGAAACCTTAGAGAGCATTTCTGAAGATCTTGACTTTAGTGGCAATACAATGGCTGAAG gTCTTGTAGTAAGTACCTGTTTAGGAGGTGCTTTTGTTGGGTCTCTGTTTAGTGGTTGGATCGCAGATGGGGTTGGGCGTAAAAGAAGTTTCCAGTTGTGTGCATTGCC TATTATTATTCACAATTTATGCAGTGCAACAGCAAATAGCCTGTGGGGCATGCTTTTGGGAAGGTTATTTGTTGGTACCGGAATGGGACTTGGCCCACCTGTTGCTGCTCTTTATGTGGCTGAG GTATCACCTCCAGCTGTGCGGGGTACTTTTGGGGCTTTAACTCAGATTGCAACATGTCTTGGACTTATGGGTTCTTTCTTTATAGGAATCCCAGCCAAGGAAATAGTGGGTTGGTATGAAATGATATTATA CATTACTGCACAGTTTACTTATAAGAGCAAGACC agagggaaaACCATTGAAGCTGAGGCTGAATTTGAGAAGCTCTTGGGAGGAGTAAATGTGAAATCCGCAATGGCTGACCTGTCAAAGTCTGATAGAGGTGATGAGTCTAGTTCTGTAAAACTATCGGAATTACTCTGTGGCTGCCATGCTAGAG TGATGTTCATTGGTTCTGTGCTTTTTGCTTTACAGCAGCTATCTGGCATAAATGCTGTGTTCTATTTCTCATCGACTGTCTTTGAAAGCTTTGGTGTACCATCTGATCTTGCAAATATGAGCGTGGGAGTTTGCAATTTATTGG GATCAATTGTAGCAATGATTCTGATGGATAAACTTGGAAGAAAAGTGCTTCTCATGGGTAGCTTTTTCGGCATG GCAGTAGCAATGGGTCTACAAGTTCTTGCTGCAAGTTCATTTGCAGCAGGATCTGGAGCAATGTATCTATCCGTTGGTGGCATGTTGCT GTTTGTGCTATCATTTGCACTTGGGGCCGGTCCGGTTCCTTGTCTCGTTATGTCTGAAATGCTACCCGGCAAGATCAGAGCAAAGGCGATGGCAATTTGCTTGGCTGCGCACTgg GTGATAAACTTCTTTGTGGGTCTACTGTTTTTGCGCTTGCTGGAGCAAATTGGGGCACAACTCTTGTATAGTATTTTTGGTTCATTCTGTCTGATAGCAGTGGCTTTTGTGAAGAAGTATATTCTTGAAACAAAAGGGAAGTCACTACAGGAAATTGAGATAGCACTTCTTGCTCAAGAAGCATCATAA